Proteins from a single region of Paraburkholderia sp. ZP32-5:
- a CDS encoding class I SAM-dependent methyltransferase, which produces MPDFTAVKARQQTAWSTGNYAVVGTTLRIVGENLCEALDLRAGSRVLDVAAGNGNATLAAARRWCDVTSTDYVASLLDSGRARAQAEGLPVQFQEADAEALPFADATFDIAMSTFGVMFTPNQERAAAELVRVCKPGGRIGLANWTPESFIGQLFKTIGKHVPPPAGVKSPALWGAKVRLEELFGDSARRITATSRDFMFRYRSPAHFIDVFRTFYGPMNKAFAALDGERRAAFHRDLMALIESRNRSADATLVLPGEYLEVVIERG; this is translated from the coding sequence TTGCCAGACTTCACCGCCGTCAAGGCCCGTCAACAGACCGCCTGGTCGACGGGCAACTACGCGGTGGTCGGCACCACGCTGCGGATCGTCGGCGAGAACCTCTGCGAAGCACTCGACCTGCGCGCCGGCAGTCGTGTGCTGGATGTCGCCGCGGGAAACGGCAACGCAACGCTCGCCGCCGCGCGCCGCTGGTGCGATGTGACGTCGACTGACTACGTCGCTTCGCTGCTCGATTCGGGCCGGGCGCGCGCGCAAGCAGAGGGACTGCCCGTGCAGTTCCAGGAAGCGGACGCTGAAGCGCTGCCTTTCGCTGACGCCACATTCGACATCGCGATGTCGACTTTCGGCGTGATGTTCACGCCCAACCAGGAAAGAGCCGCGGCTGAGCTCGTGCGCGTGTGCAAGCCTGGCGGACGGATCGGCCTCGCCAACTGGACGCCGGAAAGTTTCATCGGGCAGCTATTCAAGACGATCGGCAAGCACGTTCCGCCGCCGGCAGGCGTGAAGTCGCCGGCGCTCTGGGGCGCGAAGGTGCGCCTCGAAGAACTGTTCGGCGATAGTGCGCGGAGGATCACCGCGACCAGCCGCGATTTCATGTTCCGCTATCGCTCGCCGGCGCATTTCATCGACGTGTTCCGCACGTTTTATGGGCCGATGAACAAGGCGTTTGCTGCGCTCGATGGTGAGCGGCGAGCGGCGTTTCATCGCGATCTGATGGCATTGATCGAGAGCCGCAACCGCTCGGCCGACGCGACACTCGTGCTGCCAGGCGAATATCTCGAAGTCGTGATTGAACGAGGCTGA
- a CDS encoding response regulator — MLSQVTNNPVHILLVEDSPTDVLMTREAFEDYKVLNPLHVAQDGAEAMDFLRRKGRHLDAPRPGLIILDLNLPKKSGREVLQELKADPDLMSIPVVVLTTSKSEEDVARTYGLHANCYVTKPVDFTMFVDVLRRINDFWFSVVTLPPPRP, encoded by the coding sequence ATGCTGTCACAGGTAACGAACAATCCCGTTCACATCCTTCTTGTCGAGGACAGTCCCACCGACGTGCTGATGACGCGCGAGGCCTTCGAGGACTATAAGGTGCTCAATCCCCTGCACGTTGCGCAGGACGGCGCCGAAGCGATGGATTTTCTGCGCCGCAAAGGCCGACATCTCGATGCGCCCCGGCCGGGGCTGATCATTCTCGATCTGAACCTGCCGAAAAAGAGCGGCCGCGAGGTACTGCAGGAACTGAAAGCCGACCCGGATCTGATGAGTATTCCCGTTGTCGTGCTGACCACGTCGAAATCCGAAGAGGATGTCGCCAGAACGTACGGATTGCATGCCAATTGCTATGTCACCAAGCCGGTCGACTTCACGATGTTCGTCGACGTCCTGCGCAGAATCAACGACTTCTGGTTCAGCGTCGTGACGTTGCCGCCACCCAGGCCATGA
- a CDS encoding cysteine hydrolase family protein: MKMFKFTHRLPDMQLDKPHTALVLTDMQNEFLQEASGTYYEMIEHSLKERNVIANTEMLLKTAQELGYYIIHSPHWFYPHDTQWKVQAAGPLGNYLGGIGFCGRSDPIDLEGFEGSRADIYEPFKKYLKDGHTCNCAPHKLFGCESNDVIKQLHMRRVTQVIMAGPAANVCLESHMRDIIEAGFEVAMVRDAVGGAVNEEGDGYEAAMVNWRFMANSLWTTEQAVQAMRAAA, encoded by the coding sequence ATGAAAATGTTCAAGTTCACTCATCGCCTTCCGGACATGCAGCTCGACAAGCCGCATACCGCACTCGTGTTGACCGACATGCAGAATGAGTTCCTGCAGGAGGCTTCCGGCACCTACTACGAGATGATCGAGCATTCGCTGAAAGAGCGGAACGTGATCGCGAACACCGAAATGCTGCTCAAGACCGCGCAGGAACTCGGCTACTACATCATTCACTCGCCGCACTGGTTTTATCCGCACGACACGCAGTGGAAAGTGCAGGCAGCGGGTCCGCTCGGCAACTATCTGGGTGGAATCGGCTTTTGCGGCCGCTCGGATCCGATCGATCTCGAAGGATTCGAAGGGTCACGTGCCGACATTTACGAGCCGTTCAAGAAGTATCTGAAAGACGGGCATACCTGCAATTGCGCGCCACACAAGCTCTTCGGCTGCGAGTCGAACGACGTGATCAAGCAGTTGCATATGCGTAGGGTCACGCAAGTCATCATGGCCGGACCCGCCGCGAATGTTTGCCTTGAGTCTCATATGCGCGACATCATCGAGGCGGGTTTCGAAGTTGCGATGGTGCGAGACGCGGTGGGCGGCGCAGTCAACGAAGAAGGCGATGGATACGAGGCCGCAATGGTCAACTGGCGCTTCATGGCTAATTCGCTGTGGACCACGGAACAGGCGGTTCAAGCAATGAGAGCGGCGGCCTGA
- a CDS encoding hybrid sensor histidine kinase/response regulator: protein MNTTQHLRILLVEDSPTDALLIEEALADVDDFTHDLVQVQRLADAISRCGASRFDIVLLDLGLPDAHGISTFRSFRERAPELPVLVLTGLDDKSVGLLAIQEGAQDYLVKRNIDPSELSRAIRYAIERHRIAQALKESEERFQLAVSGASAGLWDWRPQSGAIWLSPYFKEILGYQPDEFPDDADAFLEAIHPLDRDRVQTAVAEHLEQMRPYDAEYRVRTKSGEFRWVHARGQALWNHFGQAYRMLGWIIDVTERRLADDALRASREELQRLSAGIQRAREEEKTRIARELHDDFGQQLVALKIACARLDTLVTSSVGNEAARDLQNVYKLIDQLVVSVRRIATDLRPAMLDDLGLIPALEWLVSRFSERHSVRVTRSIADNIDFNDDGATAVFRIVQEALTNVARHAQATEVVLEILREEPRCVVRITDNGCGCAPDCRPASDSFGLLGIRERAWALRGDLQIRTAPDQGFAITVSLPLDIIEARVGNAACGRSNEMR, encoded by the coding sequence ATGAACACAACCCAGCACCTGCGGATCCTGCTTGTCGAAGACAGTCCAACCGATGCGTTGCTGATCGAGGAGGCGCTTGCCGACGTGGACGATTTCACGCACGACCTCGTGCAGGTGCAACGCCTCGCCGACGCCATATCTCGCTGCGGGGCCAGCCGCTTCGACATCGTCCTTCTCGATCTGGGCCTGCCCGACGCGCACGGAATCTCCACCTTCAGGAGCTTTCGCGAGCGGGCGCCCGAACTGCCCGTGCTGGTGCTCACCGGTCTCGACGACAAGTCGGTCGGGCTTCTGGCGATTCAGGAAGGAGCCCAGGATTATCTCGTCAAGCGCAACATCGATCCCTCCGAGCTGAGCCGCGCGATCCGCTATGCAATCGAACGCCATCGCATCGCACAAGCGCTGAAGGAAAGCGAAGAGCGGTTTCAACTGGCGGTCAGCGGCGCAAGCGCGGGCCTGTGGGACTGGCGCCCGCAATCGGGCGCAATCTGGCTTTCTCCCTATTTCAAGGAAATTCTCGGCTATCAGCCGGATGAATTTCCCGACGATGCCGACGCGTTTCTCGAAGCCATTCATCCCCTCGATCGCGACCGTGTCCAGACAGCCGTCGCCGAACATTTGGAACAGATGCGGCCCTACGACGCCGAATATCGGGTGCGGACGAAGTCCGGCGAATTTCGCTGGGTTCATGCACGCGGGCAGGCCTTGTGGAATCATTTCGGACAGGCCTATCGCATGCTGGGCTGGATCATCGATGTCACGGAACGCAGGCTCGCCGATGACGCGCTACGAGCCTCACGCGAAGAACTCCAGCGACTGTCGGCGGGCATCCAGCGGGCGCGCGAGGAAGAGAAAACCCGGATCGCGCGGGAATTGCATGACGATTTCGGCCAGCAGCTCGTCGCGCTGAAGATCGCGTGCGCGCGGCTGGACACGCTGGTGACGAGCAGCGTTGGCAATGAAGCGGCGCGCGACCTTCAGAACGTCTACAAGCTGATCGATCAGCTGGTCGTGTCCGTGCGTCGAATCGCCACCGATCTTCGGCCGGCGATGCTCGACGACCTTGGTCTGATTCCCGCCCTCGAATGGCTCGTCAGCCGGTTTTCGGAGCGGCATAGCGTGCGCGTCACGCGCAGCATCGCCGATAACATCGATTTCAACGACGACGGCGCAACAGCCGTGTTCCGGATCGTTCAGGAGGCACTGACAAATGTTGCCCGGCATGCGCAGGCGACTGAGGTGGTACTCGAAATCCTGCGCGAGGAACCGCGCTGTGTGGTCCGCATTACGGACAACGGCTGCGGCTGCGCTCCGGACTGCAGACCCGCGTCGGACTCGTTCGGTCTGTTGGGTATCCGCGAGCGCGCGTGGGCCCTGCGCGGCGATCTGCAGATCCGCACGGCGCCCGATCAGGGCTTTGCGATAACGGTGTCGTTGCCGCTCGACATCATCGAAGCCCGCGTCGGAAACGCGGCTTGCGGCCGGTCGAACGAGATGCGCTAG
- a CDS encoding zinc-dependent alcohol dehydrogenase family protein has translation MKALQLTAYGEPRDVLKLVDVPNLDNPAANEIIIRVEASAIEPTDQYIIAGIYGELPALPHFLGCTGVGRVVAIGKNVAHVKVGDRTLVPVNGNAWAEYVKTNATWLRALPDGNVDQLAMLGMNPLTALLLLTEFAKLERGDWLISTAANSAVGRAIIAIAKGRGYRTVNIVRRPELIDELTALGGDVVLVDGPDLPARIAAATGQTKFPLALDGVGGATTQRLLDCLDRYGKLVIWSGMGGEPSPINNVPIIFNGQSLHGFWIMNWLKVPGNMDRLGVLYDELAPLVASGAITLPIAATFGLEQYVEALDLASKFRGKVIFHPDPDHSARAE, from the coding sequence ATGAAAGCCCTTCAGCTCACCGCCTACGGCGAGCCTCGCGACGTATTGAAGCTCGTCGATGTACCGAACCTCGACAATCCCGCCGCCAATGAAATCATTATCCGCGTGGAAGCGTCGGCGATCGAACCGACGGACCAGTACATCATCGCCGGCATCTACGGCGAATTGCCTGCGTTGCCGCACTTCCTCGGTTGTACGGGCGTCGGCCGTGTCGTCGCGATCGGCAAAAACGTTGCGCATGTGAAGGTCGGCGATCGCACACTGGTCCCGGTCAATGGCAACGCGTGGGCGGAATACGTAAAGACCAACGCCACGTGGTTGCGCGCGCTTCCGGACGGCAACGTCGATCAACTGGCCATGCTCGGCATGAATCCGCTGACGGCGTTGCTGCTTCTCACGGAATTCGCGAAGCTCGAACGGGGCGACTGGCTGATCTCGACGGCCGCGAATTCGGCAGTCGGCCGCGCAATCATTGCGATCGCCAAGGGGCGCGGTTATCGCACCGTCAATATCGTGCGACGGCCTGAATTGATCGATGAATTGACGGCGCTCGGCGGCGACGTCGTGCTGGTCGACGGTCCGGACCTTCCCGCGCGCATCGCGGCGGCAACCGGTCAGACGAAGTTTCCACTCGCGCTCGACGGCGTGGGTGGTGCGACGACCCAACGTCTGCTCGATTGCCTCGATCGCTATGGAAAGCTCGTCATCTGGAGTGGTATGGGTGGCGAGCCGTCGCCGATCAACAATGTTCCGATCATCTTCAATGGGCAGTCGCTGCACGGCTTCTGGATCATGAACTGGCTGAAGGTACCGGGAAATATGGATCGACTCGGGGTGCTGTACGACGAACTGGCACCGCTGGTTGCATCCGGTGCGATCACTTTGCCGATCGCGGCCACATTCGGACTCGAGCAGTATGTCGAAGCTCTCGATCTCGCGTCGAAATTCCGAGGCAAGGTGATTTTCCATCCGGATCCGGATCACTCAGCGCGCGCCGAGTGA
- a CDS encoding LOG family protein — protein sequence MASAKEALSPKATRNGKVRSRQPGARRADTPAHAGSAATVRRRARDAGDEQSGLPPPARRLVEHPTYLQADEDLAFLRRPEMCGVRLQLDYWKAEETLQRHDIHHTVVVYGSTRIPAPDIARRRLRDARRALREQPGARRNQQALQAAARLLALSRYYDVARELGRIVGGARNAGALSSLAIMTGGGPGIMEAANRGAHERAAPSIGLNIALPHKQQPNPYITPDLCFRFHYFAIRKLHLLERAQAAIFFPGGFGTCDELFEVLTLLQTKKIRPLPVVLVGKSYWRRAIDFDFMVTEGMISADDAALFVFRETAEDIWSAIVEWHASHPSAR from the coding sequence ATGGCAAGCGCGAAGGAAGCCCTATCGCCGAAAGCGACGCGCAACGGCAAGGTTCGCTCCCGGCAACCGGGCGCGCGGCGCGCCGACACGCCCGCGCATGCCGGATCGGCTGCGACAGTGCGCCGCCGCGCCCGTGACGCCGGTGATGAGCAGTCCGGCTTGCCTCCGCCCGCGCGCCGCCTCGTCGAACACCCCACTTATCTGCAAGCGGACGAAGACCTCGCATTTCTGCGCAGACCGGAGATGTGCGGCGTTCGCCTGCAACTCGATTACTGGAAGGCCGAGGAAACGCTGCAACGTCACGACATTCACCATACGGTCGTCGTGTATGGGAGCACCCGGATTCCAGCGCCCGACATCGCACGACGGCGGCTTCGCGACGCGCGGCGCGCACTGCGTGAGCAGCCAGGCGCGCGGCGCAACCAGCAAGCGCTGCAAGCCGCGGCCCGCCTGCTTGCGCTCAGCCGCTACTACGACGTGGCCCGAGAGCTGGGCCGCATCGTCGGCGGCGCGCGCAATGCCGGTGCCCTTTCGTCACTCGCGATCATGACGGGCGGCGGTCCGGGCATCATGGAAGCGGCGAATCGCGGCGCCCACGAGCGCGCCGCGCCGAGCATCGGCCTGAACATCGCATTGCCGCACAAGCAGCAACCGAATCCCTACATCACGCCAGACCTGTGCTTCAGGTTCCACTACTTTGCGATCCGCAAGCTGCATCTGCTTGAACGAGCACAGGCGGCCATTTTCTTTCCCGGCGGCTTCGGCACCTGTGACGAACTGTTCGAGGTGTTGACGCTGCTGCAGACCAAAAAGATCAGGCCGCTGCCCGTCGTGCTGGTCGGTAAGTCGTACTGGCGGCGCGCCATCGATTTCGACTTCATGGTGACCGAAGGCATGATTTCCGCTGACGATGCCGCACTGTTTGTCTTTCGCGAAACGGCCGAAGACATCTGGTCCGCAATCGTCGAATGGCATGCAAGCCATCCATCGGCTCGATGA